The following are from one region of the Georgenia sp. M64 genome:
- the glpK gene encoding glycerol kinase GlpK: MADEKKYVLAIDQGTTSSRAIVFDHSGQIVETGQLEHEQIFPKAGWVEHDPLEIWKNVREVVGLALTRANLTYHDIAAVGITNQRETTVVWDKTTGEPVYNAIVWQDTRTDKIVDELGGSEGQDKYKAKVGLPLATYFSGPKVKWILDNVEGARERAEAGDLLFGNTDSWVVWNMTGGKDGGVHVTDVTNASRTMLMDLATLSWDEEIAKDMGIPMSMLPEIRSSSEVYGEGRQGGMVPGIPIAGILGDQQAATFGQACFEVGMAKNTYGTGNFMLLNTGTEPVPSKNGLLTTVAYKIGDAPAVYALEGSIAVTGSLVQWLRDNIGIISNAAEIEDLAKTVDDNGGAYFVPAFSGLFAPYWKSDARGALVGLTRYVNKGHIARAVLEATAFQTREVNDAMTADSGVALTELKVDGGMIANETLMQFQADILGVDVVRPKVAETTALGAAYAAGIAVGFWQGEQDVIDNWAEDKRWTPSMDEGDRERTYRLWKKAVTRTFDWVDDDVK; encoded by the coding sequence ATGGCTGACGAGAAGAAGTACGTCCTCGCCATCGACCAGGGCACCACGTCCTCCCGCGCGATCGTCTTCGACCACAGCGGTCAGATCGTCGAGACGGGCCAGCTCGAGCACGAGCAGATCTTCCCCAAGGCGGGCTGGGTCGAGCACGACCCGCTGGAGATCTGGAAGAACGTCCGCGAGGTCGTCGGCCTCGCCCTGACCCGCGCCAACCTGACCTACCACGACATCGCCGCCGTGGGCATCACGAACCAGCGCGAGACCACGGTGGTGTGGGACAAGACCACCGGCGAGCCGGTCTACAACGCCATCGTGTGGCAGGACACCCGCACCGACAAGATCGTCGACGAGCTCGGCGGCTCGGAGGGCCAGGACAAGTACAAGGCCAAGGTCGGTCTGCCGCTCGCCACGTACTTCTCCGGCCCGAAGGTCAAGTGGATCCTCGACAACGTCGAGGGCGCCCGCGAGCGCGCCGAGGCCGGGGACCTCCTCTTCGGCAACACCGACAGCTGGGTCGTGTGGAACATGACCGGCGGCAAGGACGGCGGCGTCCACGTCACCGACGTCACCAACGCCTCGCGCACCATGCTCATGGACCTCGCCACCCTCAGCTGGGACGAGGAGATCGCGAAGGACATGGGGATCCCCATGTCGATGCTCCCCGAGATCCGCTCCTCCTCCGAGGTCTACGGCGAGGGTCGCCAGGGCGGCATGGTGCCCGGGATCCCGATCGCGGGCATCCTCGGCGACCAGCAGGCCGCCACCTTCGGCCAGGCCTGCTTCGAGGTCGGCATGGCCAAGAACACCTACGGCACGGGCAACTTCATGCTGCTCAACACCGGCACCGAGCCGGTCCCGTCGAAGAACGGCCTGCTCACCACGGTCGCGTACAAGATCGGCGACGCGCCGGCCGTGTACGCCCTCGAGGGCTCGATCGCCGTCACGGGCTCGCTCGTGCAGTGGCTGCGCGACAACATCGGCATCATCTCCAACGCCGCCGAGATCGAGGACCTCGCCAAGACGGTCGACGACAACGGCGGGGCCTACTTCGTCCCGGCGTTCTCCGGCCTCTTCGCGCCGTACTGGAAGTCCGACGCCCGCGGTGCGCTCGTGGGCCTGACCCGGTACGTCAACAAGGGCCACATCGCCCGGGCCGTCCTGGAGGCCACCGCGTTCCAGACCCGCGAGGTCAACGACGCGATGACCGCCGACTCCGGCGTCGCCCTGACCGAGCTCAAGGTCGACGGCGGCATGATCGCCAACGAGACGCTCATGCAGTTCCAGGCCGACATCCTCGGTGTGGACGTCGTGCGTCCCAAGGTCGCCGAGACCACCGCGCTGGGCGCGGCCTACGCGGCCGGCATCGCCGTCGGCTTCTGGCAGGGCGAGCAGGACGTCATCGACAACTGGGCCGAGGACAAGCGCTGGACGCCCTCGATGGACGAGGGTGACCGCGAGCGCACCTACCGCCTGTGGAAGAAGGCCGTCACGCGGACCTTCGACTGGGTCGACGACGACGTGAAGTAG
- a CDS encoding LutB/LldF family L-lactate oxidation iron-sulfur protein, with amino-acid sequence MPNVRPQPAHAPAHPLRWGEPFPEAAHETLANGQMRRNLAHATRTIRDKRLRVTAELPDWEALRDAGAAIKHQVMSELPALLVELERNVTARGGHVHWARDAEEANRIVTDLVRAKGADEVVKVKSMATQEIGLNEHLEAEGITATETDLAELIVQLAGDMPSHVLVPAIHRNREEIREIFAGRMADAPAGLTSEPRELAMAARAHLRAKFLTAKVAISGANLAVAETGTVAVFESEGNGRMCLTLPETLVTVMGIEKLVPTFRDVEVFAQLLPRSSTGERMNPYTTLWTGVTPGDGPQEFHLVLLDNGRTKALADEVGRQALHCIRCSACMNVCPVYEHTGGHAYGSVYPGPIGAILTPQLMGTGTKGALPHHDATASLPFASSLCGACYEACPVKIDIPTALVHLRGRMVEAEQRRPLPTGWATAMRGAAAVMTSGSRFAVAARAAGLGRVVARGERIARLPGPLAGWTSVRDVPAPPRESFRQWWSRHESEER; translated from the coding sequence ATGCCGAACGTCCGACCGCAGCCGGCGCACGCCCCCGCCCACCCGCTGCGCTGGGGTGAGCCGTTCCCCGAGGCGGCGCACGAGACGCTGGCCAACGGGCAGATGCGGCGCAACCTCGCCCACGCCACCCGCACCATCCGCGACAAGCGCCTGCGCGTGACCGCCGAGCTGCCGGACTGGGAGGCGCTGCGCGACGCGGGCGCGGCGATCAAGCACCAGGTGATGTCGGAGCTGCCGGCGCTGCTCGTCGAGCTCGAGCGCAACGTCACCGCCCGCGGCGGTCACGTGCACTGGGCGCGCGACGCCGAGGAGGCCAACCGGATCGTCACCGACCTCGTGCGGGCCAAGGGCGCCGACGAGGTCGTCAAGGTCAAGTCGATGGCCACCCAGGAGATCGGGCTCAACGAGCACCTCGAGGCCGAGGGCATCACCGCCACCGAGACCGACCTCGCCGAGCTCATCGTCCAGCTCGCCGGCGACATGCCCTCCCACGTCCTCGTCCCGGCGATCCACCGCAACCGCGAGGAGATCCGCGAGATCTTCGCCGGCCGCATGGCCGACGCACCGGCGGGCCTGACGAGCGAGCCGCGCGAGCTGGCGATGGCCGCCCGCGCGCACCTGCGCGCGAAGTTCCTCACCGCCAAGGTCGCCATCTCCGGCGCCAACCTCGCCGTCGCCGAGACCGGGACGGTGGCCGTCTTCGAGTCCGAGGGCAACGGGCGGATGTGCCTGACCCTGCCCGAGACCCTCGTGACGGTCATGGGCATCGAGAAGCTCGTGCCCACGTTCCGCGACGTGGAGGTCTTCGCCCAGCTCCTGCCGCGCTCGTCCACCGGCGAGCGGATGAACCCCTACACGACCCTGTGGACGGGGGTCACGCCGGGCGACGGCCCACAGGAGTTCCACCTCGTCCTGCTCGACAACGGCCGTACGAAGGCCCTCGCCGACGAGGTGGGCCGCCAGGCGCTGCACTGCATCCGCTGCTCGGCGTGCATGAACGTCTGCCCGGTGTACGAGCACACCGGTGGCCACGCGTACGGGTCGGTCTACCCCGGCCCCATCGGGGCGATCCTCACCCCCCAGCTCATGGGCACCGGCACCAAGGGGGCGCTGCCCCACCACGACGCCACCGCCTCCCTGCCGTTCGCCTCCTCCCTGTGCGGCGCCTGCTACGAGGCCTGCCCGGTCAAGATCGACATCCCGACGGCGCTGGTGCACCTGCGCGGCCGCATGGTCGAGGCGGAGCAGCGCCGCCCGCTGCCCACCGGCTGGGCCACGGCGATGCGCGGCGCGGCCGCCGTGATGACGTCCGGCTCGCGGTTCGCCGTGGCCGCCCGCGCGGCGGGCCTGGGCCGGGTCGTCGCCCGGGGTGAGCGCATCGCCCGGCTCCCCGGGCCGCTGGCCGGCTGGACCTCCGTGCGCGACGTCCCGGCGCCCCCGCGCGAGAGCTTCCGGCAGTGGTGGTCCCGGCACGAGAGCGAGGAGCGGTGA
- a CDS encoding SMP-30/gluconolactonase/LRE family protein has translation MSTPEQITDAVAYHGEGPCWSETWGGLRWVDMLAGDLLTLRADGGVDRLHVGDVAAFVRPRSRGGYVVGLERGLGLADAADEPATPLPEMWSDPGVRMNEGGCDPAGNLYAGSMPYDRTPGGARLYRITPAGDVSVVLPAVTTSNGIDFSPDGTRAYYNDTATGGTDVFDVTDGELVNRRLFHSADDGRADGLCVDSAGNVWVALNRVGRVRLYSPEAEILEEVELPVRLVTACTLGGEDGKDLFITTSREKLEDPEPQAGALFRLRVDVPGRPVLPYAG, from the coding sequence ATGAGCACTCCTGAGCAGATCACCGACGCCGTCGCCTACCACGGGGAGGGGCCCTGCTGGTCCGAGACGTGGGGAGGGCTGCGCTGGGTCGACATGCTCGCCGGGGACCTGCTCACCCTGCGCGCCGACGGCGGTGTCGACCGCCTCCACGTCGGGGACGTCGCCGCGTTCGTCCGCCCGCGCAGCCGCGGCGGGTACGTCGTCGGGCTCGAGCGCGGCCTCGGCCTCGCCGACGCGGCCGACGAGCCCGCGACCCCGCTGCCGGAGATGTGGTCCGACCCCGGCGTCCGCATGAACGAGGGCGGCTGCGACCCGGCCGGGAACCTCTACGCCGGCTCCATGCCCTACGACCGCACCCCCGGCGGCGCCCGCCTCTACCGCATCACCCCCGCGGGCGACGTCTCGGTCGTCCTGCCCGCCGTCACCACCTCCAACGGCATCGACTTCTCGCCCGACGGCACACGCGCCTACTACAACGACACCGCCACCGGCGGGACCGACGTCTTCGACGTCACCGACGGAGAGCTGGTGAACCGGCGGCTGTTCCACTCCGCCGACGACGGGCGCGCCGACGGTCTGTGCGTGGACTCGGCCGGCAACGTCTGGGTCGCCCTCAACCGCGTGGGACGGGTGCGCCTGTACTCCCCCGAGGCCGAGATCCTCGAGGAGGTCGAGCTCCCCGTCCGGCTCGTCACGGCCTGCACCCTCGGCGGGGAGGACGGCAAGGACCTGTTCATCACCACCTCGCGGGAGAAGCTCGAGGACCCCGAGCCGCAGGCCGGGGCGCTGTTCCGCCTGCGCGTGGACGTCCCCGGCCGGCCGGTGCTGCCCTACGCCGGGTGA
- a CDS encoding glycerol-3-phosphate dehydrogenase/oxidase yields the protein MTGGEELDVLVVGGGVTGAGIALDAVTRGLRTGIVEMQDWAGGTSQWSSKLIHGGLRYLYNLDFKLVAEGLRERGLLLTTTAPHLVKAQPFLWPLKQRFIERAYSAVGVGMYDAMAVAGHRGMAVPVQKHYTRRRALEVFPDIREDALIGAIRFYDARVDDARLVMTLVRTAQSYGAMAASRTQVVDMLKGPGGRVTGAKVVDLETGTEHEIRAKNVINATGVWTEKTEALGGTGGGLQVLASKGIHIVVPKERIKGSTGIFLRTEKSVLFIIPWQRYWIIGTTDTPWEVEGRQHPVATAEDVDYLLEHANSVLRSNLTRADLIGVYAGLRPLLQPGTKDGAASTKVSRDHTVVEAAPGLTVISGGKLTSYRLMAEHAVDHALGKHEAKAKPSVTPTTPLVGAAGLAAYESQAPRIAQQYGWTADRLEHLLGRYGTDLPTLLAMIDDDPDLGRPLAAAPEYLRAEVAMAVTHEGALHLEDILARRIRLFYESADRGLSALDEMAEIVRPLLGWDEARALEEKASYTALAEAEAAALRTHTDVEAERARLAAPDLVPLRPLATE from the coding sequence ATGACCGGGGGCGAGGAGCTCGACGTCCTCGTCGTCGGCGGGGGCGTGACCGGGGCCGGCATCGCGCTGGACGCGGTCACCCGCGGGCTGCGCACCGGCATCGTGGAGATGCAGGACTGGGCCGGGGGCACCTCCCAGTGGTCCTCCAAGCTCATCCACGGCGGCCTGCGCTACCTCTACAACCTCGACTTCAAGCTGGTCGCCGAGGGGCTGCGCGAACGTGGTCTCCTCCTCACCACCACCGCCCCGCACCTGGTCAAGGCCCAGCCCTTCCTGTGGCCCCTCAAGCAGCGCTTCATCGAGCGGGCCTACTCCGCCGTCGGGGTGGGCATGTACGACGCGATGGCGGTCGCCGGCCACCGGGGCATGGCGGTCCCGGTGCAGAAGCACTACACCCGCAGGCGTGCGCTGGAGGTCTTCCCCGACATCCGCGAGGACGCGCTCATCGGCGCGATCCGGTTCTACGACGCCCGCGTCGACGACGCCCGCCTCGTCATGACCCTCGTGCGCACCGCCCAGTCCTACGGGGCGATGGCTGCCTCCCGCACGCAGGTCGTGGACATGCTCAAGGGACCCGGCGGACGGGTCACCGGCGCGAAGGTGGTCGACCTGGAGACGGGCACCGAGCACGAGATCCGCGCGAAGAACGTCATCAACGCCACCGGCGTCTGGACCGAGAAGACCGAGGCGCTCGGCGGGACGGGCGGGGGCCTGCAGGTGCTGGCCTCCAAGGGCATCCACATCGTCGTGCCGAAGGAGCGCATCAAGGGCAGCACCGGCATCTTCCTGCGCACCGAGAAGTCCGTCCTCTTCATCATCCCGTGGCAGCGGTACTGGATCATCGGCACCACGGACACCCCGTGGGAGGTCGAGGGACGCCAGCACCCGGTGGCCACCGCGGAGGACGTGGACTACCTGCTCGAGCACGCGAACTCGGTGCTCCGCTCGAACCTGACCCGCGCGGACCTCATCGGCGTCTACGCCGGCCTGCGCCCCCTGCTCCAGCCCGGCACCAAGGACGGCGCGGCGTCGACCAAGGTCTCGCGCGACCACACCGTCGTCGAGGCGGCGCCGGGCCTGACGGTCATCTCCGGCGGCAAGCTCACGTCCTACCGGCTCATGGCCGAGCACGCCGTGGACCATGCCCTCGGCAAGCACGAGGCGAAGGCGAAGCCCTCGGTGACGCCGACGACCCCGCTGGTCGGGGCCGCCGGGCTGGCCGCCTACGAGAGCCAGGCGCCCCGGATCGCCCAGCAGTACGGCTGGACCGCGGACCGGCTCGAGCACCTCCTCGGCCGCTACGGCACCGACCTGCCGACGCTGCTGGCCATGATCGACGACGACCCCGACCTCGGCCGTCCGCTCGCCGCCGCGCCCGAGTACCTCCGGGCCGAGGTCGCCATGGCCGTCACCCACGAGGGCGCCCTGCACCTCGAGGACATCCTCGCGCGCCGCATCCGCCTGTTCTACGAGAGCGCCGACCGGGGCCTGTCCGCCCTGGACGAGATGGCGGAGATCGTCCGGCCCCTGCTCGGCTGGGACGAGGCCCGGGCGCTCGAGGAGAAGGCGTCCTACACCGCCCTGGCGGAGGCCGAGGCCGCCGCCCTGCGCACCCACACCGACGTGGAGGCCGAGCGGGCCCGCCTGGCGGCCCCCGACCTCGTCCCCCTCCGCCCCCTCGCCACCGAGTGA
- a CDS encoding GNAT family N-acetyltransferase, with protein MPDGAPSTTDDAVTSRPAGGPQEGLFDLPPGSRRPTARVVLLTGPSGAGKTSLTRRMGLPVVSLDDFYLDGDHPALPRRYGVVDWDSPATWDRAGAMDALLRLSSTGQAELPVYDIPTNRRTGTTQLSLDGFPVFIAEGIFAAEIVEACREEDILADALCIWRPRAQTFWFRLLRDLGESRKPPITLVRRGLSLYRNEPAMIADLTAKGARKVRVDEAEARIEDLLRAAATEERPLPAAPGGYRVETGRPSPETYRALRAACGLTPRTDEAAVAGLAGTWHGVVVRHGSEVVGMGRVVGDGGSFFQLVDVCVLPAHQGRGLGGQVVAELLAHLRDHAPAGAYVSLVAEPDAAALYRRHGFAETDPAVGMALTL; from the coding sequence ATGCCCGACGGCGCGCCGTCCACCACCGACGACGCCGTCACCTCCCGGCCCGCCGGCGGGCCCCAGGAGGGCCTGTTCGACCTGCCCCCGGGCAGCCGGCGGCCCACCGCCCGGGTCGTGCTCCTCACCGGCCCGTCCGGCGCGGGCAAGACGTCGCTGACCCGCCGCATGGGCCTGCCGGTGGTCTCCCTCGACGACTTCTACCTCGACGGCGACCACCCCGCCCTGCCCCGGCGCTACGGCGTCGTCGACTGGGACTCCCCGGCCACCTGGGACCGGGCCGGCGCCATGGACGCGCTGCTGCGCCTGTCCAGCACCGGGCAGGCGGAGCTGCCCGTCTACGACATCCCCACCAACCGGCGCACCGGCACCACCCAGCTCTCCCTGGACGGCTTCCCGGTGTTCATCGCCGAGGGTATCTTCGCCGCGGAGATCGTCGAGGCGTGCCGCGAGGAGGACATCCTCGCCGACGCCCTGTGCATCTGGCGGCCCCGCGCCCAGACCTTCTGGTTCCGGCTCCTGCGCGACCTCGGCGAGTCCCGCAAGCCCCCGATCACACTGGTGCGGCGCGGGCTGAGCCTGTACCGCAACGAGCCCGCGATGATCGCCGACCTCACCGCCAAGGGGGCCCGGAAGGTGCGGGTGGACGAGGCCGAGGCGCGGATCGAGGACCTGCTGAGGGCAGCCGCCACCGAGGAGCGTCCCCTCCCCGCCGCGCCCGGCGGCTACCGGGTCGAGACCGGCCGGCCTTCTCCCGAGACGTACCGGGCGCTGCGGGCGGCGTGCGGACTGACCCCGCGCACCGACGAGGCCGCCGTGGCGGGTCTGGCCGGGACCTGGCACGGCGTCGTCGTGCGGCACGGCTCCGAGGTGGTCGGGATGGGCCGCGTCGTGGGCGACGGCGGCAGCTTCTTCCAGCTCGTCGACGTCTGCGTGCTCCCGGCGCACCAGGGGCGAGGCCTGGGCGGGCAGGTCGTGGCCGAGCTCCTGGCGCACCTGCGCGACCACGCCCCGGCAGGCGCGTACGTCTCCCTCGTCGCCGAGCCCGACGCCGCCGCGCTCTACCGGCGCCACGGGTTCGCCGAGACCGACCCGGCCGTGGGGATGGCCCTGACGCTGTAG
- a CDS encoding MIP/aquaporin family protein gives MSALDIFWSEVMGTGMLTLLGCGVVANAILPKNKGFNGGWIVITWGWGLAVFAGVYVAYKSGAHLNPAVTLGLWASGGDLFGGNEDLGIAAIPATIGNVMIYIGAEMVGAFLGAVIMYLAYKQHFDEDADPGTKLAVFSTGPAIRSYSWNFITEVIGTFVLVFVILLFGPSPSGLGPLAVALLVVGIGLSLGGPTGYAINPARDLGPRIAHAVLPIRGKGSSDWGYSWVPVAGPAVGGILGGLLGAAVV, from the coding sequence CTGTCAGCGCTGGACATCTTCTGGTCAGAGGTGATGGGCACCGGCATGCTCACCCTGCTCGGCTGTGGTGTCGTCGCGAACGCCATCCTGCCCAAGAACAAGGGGTTCAACGGCGGCTGGATCGTCATCACCTGGGGATGGGGTCTCGCCGTCTTCGCCGGCGTCTACGTGGCCTACAAGTCCGGGGCCCACCTCAACCCCGCCGTCACCCTGGGCCTGTGGGCCAGCGGCGGCGACCTCTTCGGCGGCAACGAGGACCTCGGCATCGCCGCGATCCCGGCCACCATCGGCAACGTCATGATCTACATCGGCGCCGAGATGGTCGGCGCCTTCCTCGGCGCCGTCATCATGTACCTCGCCTACAAGCAGCACTTCGACGAGGACGCCGACCCCGGCACGAAGCTCGCCGTGTTCTCCACCGGACCGGCCATCCGCAGCTACAGCTGGAACTTCATCACCGAGGTCATCGGCACCTTCGTCCTCGTCTTCGTCATCCTGCTGTTCGGCCCGTCGCCCTCGGGTCTCGGCCCGCTCGCCGTCGCCCTCCTGGTCGTCGGCATCGGCCTGAGCCTCGGTGGCCCCACCGGCTACGCGATCAACCCGGCCCGTGACCTCGGCCCGCGCATCGCCCACGCCGTCCTGCCCATCCGGGGCAAGGGCTCCTCCGACTGGGGCTACTCCTGGGTGCCGGTCGCCGGCCCCGCCGTCGGCGGCATCCTCGGCGGCCTGCTCGGCGCAGCGGTCGTCTGA
- a CDS encoding (Fe-S)-binding protein — protein sequence MRIALFATCIAETMFPQAPVATVRLLERLGHEVLFPPGQACCGQMHTNTGYLDQAVPVVRNHVAAFAPVLDGEWDAIVAPSGSCVGSVRHQQAMVADRVGDRGLARDAAAVAEHTYELSELLVDVLGLTDVGAHFPHRVTYHPTCHSLRMVHVGDRPLRLLRAVEGIDLVDLPEAESCCGFGGTFALKNAETSAAMVGEKVRNVVSTGAEVLTAGDYSCLMNMGGRLSRDGTGVTVAHLAEILASTREQPWEPTFLPRSAQAVKP from the coding sequence ATGCGCATCGCCCTGTTCGCGACGTGCATCGCCGAGACGATGTTCCCCCAGGCGCCCGTCGCCACGGTGCGCCTGCTCGAGCGGCTCGGGCACGAGGTCCTCTTCCCGCCCGGTCAGGCCTGCTGCGGGCAGATGCACACCAACACCGGCTACCTCGACCAGGCGGTGCCGGTCGTGCGCAACCACGTCGCGGCATTCGCGCCGGTCCTCGACGGCGAGTGGGACGCGATCGTCGCGCCCTCGGGCTCCTGCGTGGGCTCGGTGCGCCACCAGCAGGCCATGGTCGCCGACCGGGTGGGCGACCGGGGACTGGCCCGCGACGCCGCCGCCGTCGCGGAGCACACCTACGAGCTCTCCGAGCTCCTCGTGGACGTCCTCGGCCTCACCGACGTCGGCGCCCACTTCCCGCACCGGGTGACCTACCACCCGACCTGCCACTCCCTGCGGATGGTGCACGTGGGCGACCGGCCGCTGCGCCTGCTGCGCGCGGTCGAGGGCATCGACCTCGTCGACCTGCCCGAGGCGGAGTCCTGCTGCGGGTTCGGCGGCACGTTCGCGCTGAAGAACGCCGAGACCTCCGCCGCGATGGTCGGGGAGAAGGTGCGCAACGTCGTCTCCACGGGTGCCGAGGTCCTCACCGCCGGCGACTACTCCTGCCTCATGAACATGGGTGGGCGCCTCTCCCGCGACGGGACCGGCGTCACCGTGGCGCACCTGGCCGAGATCCTCGCCAGCACCCGGGAGCAACCGTGGGAACCGACCTTCCTGCCCCGCTCGGCCCAGGCGGTGAAGCCGTGA
- a CDS encoding amino-acid N-acetyltransferase translates to MAAEPVVRQALPADVRQIYDLVQPYADERILIAKELIDYFEAVQEFVVAEEPGSPALLGCGALHVLWDDIAEVRTLAVDAAARGRGIGHLLLDALVERARSLGLRRVFCLTFEVDFFTRHGFHAIEGTPVGMDVYAQMLRSHDDGVAEFLDLARVKPNTLGNTRMLLEL, encoded by the coding sequence ATGGCCGCTGAGCCGGTGGTGCGGCAGGCGCTGCCGGCCGACGTCCGCCAGATCTACGACCTCGTCCAGCCGTACGCCGACGAGCGCATCCTCATCGCCAAGGAGCTCATCGACTACTTCGAGGCGGTGCAGGAGTTCGTGGTCGCCGAGGAGCCGGGGTCGCCGGCCCTGCTCGGGTGCGGTGCGCTGCACGTCCTGTGGGACGACATCGCCGAGGTCCGTACCCTCGCCGTCGACGCCGCCGCCCGCGGCCGCGGGATCGGGCACCTGCTGCTCGACGCCCTCGTCGAGCGGGCCCGGTCCCTCGGCCTGCGGCGAGTCTTCTGCCTGACGTTCGAGGTGGACTTCTTCACCCGGCACGGCTTCCACGCGATCGAGGGCACGCCCGTGGGGATGGACGTCTACGCCCAGATGCTGCGCTCGCACGACGACGGCGTGGCGGAGTTCCTCGACCTCGCCAGGGTCAAGCCCAACACCCTGGGGAACACGCGGATGCTGCTCGAGCTCTGA
- a CDS encoding lactate utilization protein C, with product MEAREAILARVHEALARSQQGPAPEVVRAYRASSDVAPGSPEALELLIDRLVDYRARVHTADEAGLPQVLAELLAAAGSVVVPPGLPWTGLLEHLDLEVLGDTPPLGNAELDRAGAVVTAARVAIAETGTIVLDGQPDQGRRALSLVPDHHVCVLRRDQVVATVPEAVAVLGRHPERPQTWIAGPSATSDIELVRVEGVHGPRTLDVVILG from the coding sequence ATGGAGGCACGCGAGGCGATCCTGGCCCGGGTCCACGAGGCGCTGGCACGGTCCCAGCAGGGCCCGGCGCCCGAGGTGGTCCGTGCGTACCGGGCCTCCTCCGACGTCGCCCCCGGCTCACCCGAGGCGCTGGAGCTGCTCATTGACCGCCTCGTCGACTACCGCGCCCGGGTGCACACGGCCGACGAGGCCGGCCTCCCGCAGGTGCTGGCCGAGCTCCTCGCGGCGGCGGGCTCCGTCGTCGTCCCCCCGGGCCTGCCGTGGACCGGGCTGCTGGAGCACCTGGACCTCGAGGTCCTCGGCGACACCCCGCCGCTGGGCAACGCCGAGCTCGACCGGGCCGGCGCCGTCGTCACGGCGGCCCGCGTCGCGATCGCCGAGACGGGCACGATCGTCCTCGACGGTCAGCCCGACCAGGGCCGGCGCGCGCTCAGCCTCGTGCCCGACCACCACGTGTGCGTCCTGCGCCGCGACCAGGTGGTCGCCACCGTGCCCGAGGCCGTCGCCGTCCTCGGCCGGCACCCCGAACGCCCCCAGACCTGGATCGCGGGACCGTCCGCGACGTCGGACATCGAGCTCGTCCGGGTCGAGGGCGTCCACGGCCCCCGCACCCTCGACGTCGTCATCCTCGGCTGA
- a CDS encoding sugar-binding domain-containing protein, with protein sequence MSEREDAVYEAASMYYLQDVTMEVIARRMGVSRSTVSRMIKEARSSGLVRVSIEPRGDGASSLSRHLHQRFGVRARVVPVRAGATDVQRLDQVARVAGRLITEWVQPGTVLGLAWGTTLSAVVEHLVPKHAPGSAVVQLNGAANPVTSGIPHAGSIITAAAEAFDASVHHFPVPAFFDYAGTKQAMWRERSIRSVLTVQARADMAVFGVGAFTGALASHVYAGGYMSEEDQQLLRAEGVVGDVCTVLLREDGSYADIELNARATGPTPAELARVARRVCVVAGNAKVPPLLGALRARVATDLIIDEGTARTLLDRARLPIPAVPGSGRGER encoded by the coding sequence GTGAGCGAGCGTGAGGACGCCGTCTACGAGGCGGCGTCGATGTACTACCTGCAGGACGTCACGATGGAGGTGATCGCCCGGCGGATGGGCGTCTCGCGCTCGACCGTGTCCCGGATGATCAAGGAGGCGCGCTCCTCCGGGCTGGTCCGGGTGAGCATCGAGCCGCGCGGCGACGGCGCGAGCTCCCTCTCGCGCCACCTCCACCAGCGCTTCGGCGTCCGGGCCCGGGTGGTGCCGGTGCGGGCGGGCGCCACGGACGTCCAGCGGCTGGACCAGGTGGCCCGCGTGGCCGGGCGGCTCATCACCGAGTGGGTTCAGCCCGGCACCGTGCTCGGCCTGGCGTGGGGGACGACCCTGTCCGCCGTCGTCGAGCACCTCGTGCCGAAGCACGCGCCGGGCAGCGCGGTCGTCCAGCTCAACGGGGCCGCCAACCCGGTCACCTCGGGGATCCCGCACGCGGGGTCGATCATCACCGCCGCCGCGGAGGCGTTCGACGCCTCCGTCCACCACTTCCCGGTGCCGGCGTTCTTCGACTACGCCGGGACGAAGCAGGCGATGTGGCGCGAGCGCTCCATCCGCAGCGTCCTGACCGTCCAGGCCCGGGCGGACATGGCGGTCTTCGGGGTGGGCGCCTTCACCGGGGCGCTCGCATCCCACGTGTACGCCGGTGGCTACATGTCCGAGGAGGACCAGCAGCTCCTCCGGGCCGAGGGGGTGGTGGGTGACGTGTGCACCGTGCTGCTGCGCGAGGACGGCTCCTACGCCGACATCGAGCTCAACGCGCGCGCGACCGGACCGACCCCCGCCGAGCTCGCCCGCGTCGCGCGCCGGGTGTGCGTCGTCGCCGGCAACGCCAAGGTCCCGCCGCTGCTGGGGGCGCTGCGGGCGCGGGTCGCCACGGACCTCATCATCGACGAGGGGACGGCCCGGACCCTGCTGGACCGTGCGCGCCTGCCGATCCCGGCCGTGCCAGGATCGGGCCGTGGGGAACGCTGA